A portion of the Cloacibacillus sp. An23 genome contains these proteins:
- a CDS encoding helix-turn-helix domain-containing protein, producing MDIKRCISAESLCETGFSYTLSLISGKYKMTILYTLMEFGVVRFNEMKKYIGGISYKTLSATLKELEADKLVHREEYPQIPPKVEYSLTERGKSLIPILDGMCEWGDKNRL from the coding sequence ATGGACATAAAACGCTGCATATCCGCCGAGTCTCTATGCGAGACGGGATTCAGCTACACGCTCTCGCTGATAAGCGGGAAATATAAAATGACGATACTGTACACGCTGATGGAATTCGGCGTCGTGCGCTTCAACGAAATGAAAAAATATATCGGAGGCATATCCTACAAAACCCTCAGCGCGACGCTGAAAGAACTGGAGGCCGACAAGCTCGTCCACCGTGAGGAATATCCGCAGATACCGCCGAAGGTCGAATACAGCCTCACCGAGCGCGGCAAATCGCTGATACCGATACTCGACGGCATGTGCGAGTGGGGAGACAAGAACAGGCTGTAA
- a CDS encoding flavodoxin family protein produces MGKKIVVITGSPRAKGNSAAMAAAFIKAAEEKGHSVTRFDAAMMDVKGCRACCGCYKTGKACAFDDDFNKIAPAVEEADAVVFATPVYWYTMPAQIKAVIDKFYSFCVAGRKIAGKECALISCCEESDPTVLDGVRMPYERSTALIEWKNVGEVLVPGVNAEGDIDKTDGCAKAAALAELF; encoded by the coding sequence GTGGGAAAGAAGATAGTCGTGATTACAGGAAGCCCGCGCGCGAAGGGCAACAGTGCGGCAATGGCGGCGGCCTTTATCAAGGCGGCGGAGGAAAAAGGGCACAGCGTGACGCGTTTTGACGCGGCGATGATGGACGTCAAGGGCTGCCGAGCCTGCTGCGGCTGCTATAAGACGGGCAAGGCCTGCGCCTTCGACGACGATTTCAACAAGATCGCGCCAGCGGTCGAAGAGGCGGACGCCGTCGTCTTCGCGACGCCGGTCTACTGGTACACGATGCCGGCGCAGATCAAGGCCGTTATCGACAAGTTCTATTCGTTCTGCGTCGCGGGGCGCAAGATCGCGGGCAAGGAGTGCGCGCTGATCTCGTGCTGCGAGGAGAGCGACCCGACCGTGCTCGACGGCGTACGTATGCCTTATGAACGCAGCACGGCGCTCATCGAGTGGAAGAACGTCGGCGAAGTGCTCGTCCCCGGCGTGAACGCCGAGGGCGACATAGACAAGACCGACGGCTGCGCGAAGGCTGCGGCTCTCGCTGAACTTTTCTAG
- a CDS encoding flavodoxin family protein yields MGKKIVVLNGSPRKNGNTSALVKAFREGAESAGHTVTEFWLGGMKINGCRGCCAGGKNPESPCVQKDDMEKIYPAYKEADVVVLASPLYYWTISGQLKCAFDRLFAVAECDPNYANPHKESALLMAAEGNGFEETVYWYDRLMGHIGWKDWGKVLCGGVMAVGDIEGKPELEEAKKLGASIK; encoded by the coding sequence ATGGGAAAGAAGATAGTAGTTCTCAACGGCAGCCCGCGTAAGAACGGCAACACGTCCGCGCTCGTGAAAGCGTTCCGCGAAGGCGCGGAGAGCGCGGGACACACCGTGACGGAGTTCTGGCTCGGCGGCATGAAGATAAACGGCTGCCGCGGATGCTGCGCGGGCGGCAAGAATCCCGAAAGCCCCTGCGTGCAGAAGGACGACATGGAGAAGATCTACCCGGCCTACAAAGAGGCCGACGTCGTCGTACTCGCCTCGCCGCTCTACTACTGGACGATAAGCGGGCAGCTCAAGTGCGCATTCGACAGGCTCTTCGCCGTCGCAGAATGCGACCCGAACTACGCGAACCCGCATAAGGAGAGCGCGCTGCTGATGGCCGCCGAGGGCAACGGCTTCGAGGAGACCGTCTATTGGTACGACCGCCTCATGGGACACATCGGCTGGAAGGACTGGGGCAAGGTCCTCTGCGGCGGCGTCATGGCGGTCGGCGACATCGAGGGCAAGCCGGAGCTCGAAGAGGCGAAGAAGCTCGGAGCCTCTATAAAATAG
- a CDS encoding flavodoxin family protein produces MKVLLINGSPNEHGCTYTALRETADALEKRGVETEILWLGKGEIPGCMSCGACGRLGRCVKNDIVNETAARLGEFDAIVAGSPVYYAGPSGQICAFLDRLFFSAGGKLAGKLGASVVSCRRGGASAAFDRLNKYFTINSMPVVSSNYWNQIHGNTPDEARRDAEGLQTMRQLGENIAWLLRCIEAGRKAGVPEPEREPKIATNFIR; encoded by the coding sequence ATGAAAGTTCTTCTCATCAACGGCAGCCCGAACGAACACGGCTGCACCTACACCGCGCTGCGCGAGACGGCGGACGCTCTGGAAAAACGCGGCGTCGAAACTGAAATACTGTGGCTCGGCAAGGGCGAGATACCGGGCTGCATGTCCTGCGGCGCGTGCGGCAGACTTGGCAGATGCGTTAAAAACGACATAGTGAACGAAACGGCGGCGCGGCTCGGCGAGTTCGACGCGATTGTCGCCGGTTCGCCCGTCTACTACGCGGGGCCGAGCGGGCAGATATGCGCCTTCCTCGACCGCCTCTTCTTCTCAGCGGGCGGAAAGCTGGCCGGAAAGCTCGGAGCCTCCGTCGTGTCGTGCCGGCGCGGCGGCGCGTCGGCGGCCTTCGACAGGCTCAACAAGTATTTCACGATAAACTCCATGCCGGTAGTATCGTCGAACTACTGGAACCAGATACACGGCAACACCCCGGACGAGGCGCGCAGGGACGCCGAAGGGCTCCAGACGATGCGCCAGCTCGGCGAAAACATAGCGTGGCTGCTCCGGTGCATCGAAGCCGGACGCAAAGCCGGAGTGCCCGAGCCGGAGCGCGAGCCTAAGATAGCGACGAATTTCATAAGGTAA
- the ftsH gene encoding ATP-dependent zinc metalloprotease FtsH codes for MHEVQKPKKPLYYYYGVALLMLMCFNLLAMPYIAQKQVKNIDYGTFMTMTDNKDIGRVEIQSNQIIFTDKAEKNVYKTGPLNDPGLVVRLHDAGAKFEGQIIQQMSPLLNILLSWVIPIGIFFLIGQYMSKKMMNRGGGNFMSFGMGKSDAKIYVKSSEGIKFSDVAGEDEAKDNLKEIVDYLHKPDKYKEIGASMPKGVLLVGPPGTGKTMLAKAVAGESNVPFFSISGSEFVEMFVGMGAAKVRDLFKQAKEKAPCIVFIDEIDAIGQRRDSRVAGNDEREQTLNQLLTEMDGFEGNTGVIILAATNRPESLDPALTRPGRFDRRVPVELPDLKGREAILQVHAKRVKTDGSVDFNKIARMSSGASGAELANIVNEAALRAVRAGRSAATEADMEESIEVVIAGYQKKNAILTEQERRTVAYHEIGHAIVAADQSGSAPVEKITIIPRTSGALGYTMQVEENDRYIITREELENKIATLTGGRAAEETVFGTMSTGAANDIEQATKLARAMVTRYGMSDEFGMVQLEAEGSRYLGGETYAQCSPETQTQIDRQVSAIVKAQHEKALKILAGRREKLDELAKYLYEKETITGEEFMKMLEG; via the coding sequence TTGCACGAAGTACAGAAACCTAAGAAACCGCTATATTATTACTACGGCGTGGCGCTGCTCATGCTCATGTGCTTCAATCTGCTCGCGATGCCTTACATCGCGCAGAAACAGGTGAAGAATATCGACTACGGCACCTTCATGACCATGACCGACAACAAGGACATAGGCCGCGTCGAGATACAGAGCAACCAGATAATATTCACCGACAAGGCTGAGAAAAACGTCTACAAGACCGGGCCGCTCAACGATCCGGGGCTCGTCGTCCGTCTCCACGACGCCGGGGCCAAGTTCGAGGGACAGATAATCCAGCAGATGTCGCCGCTGCTCAACATACTGCTGAGCTGGGTCATCCCCATAGGGATATTCTTCCTCATAGGGCAGTACATGTCTAAAAAGATGATGAACAGGGGCGGCGGGAACTTCATGTCGTTCGGCATGGGCAAGTCCGACGCGAAGATATACGTAAAATCGTCGGAGGGCATAAAGTTCAGCGACGTCGCCGGAGAGGACGAAGCGAAGGACAACCTCAAGGAAATAGTGGACTACCTGCACAAGCCCGACAAATATAAAGAGATAGGCGCGTCGATGCCCAAAGGCGTCCTGCTCGTCGGCCCTCCGGGCACGGGAAAGACGATGCTCGCCAAAGCCGTCGCCGGAGAGTCCAACGTGCCGTTCTTTTCCATCTCAGGCTCCGAGTTCGTAGAGATGTTCGTCGGAATGGGGGCCGCGAAGGTGCGCGACCTCTTCAAGCAGGCGAAGGAAAAAGCGCCGTGCATCGTCTTCATAGACGAAATAGACGCGATAGGCCAGCGCCGCGACTCGCGCGTCGCCGGCAACGACGAGCGCGAGCAGACGCTCAACCAGCTCCTGACAGAAATGGACGGCTTCGAGGGCAACACCGGCGTCATAATCCTCGCCGCGACCAACAGGCCCGAATCGCTCGACCCCGCGCTGACGCGCCCCGGGCGCTTCGACCGCCGCGTGCCGGTCGAGCTGCCGGACCTCAAAGGCCGCGAGGCTATTTTGCAGGTCCACGCGAAGCGCGTTAAAACCGACGGGAGCGTAGACTTCAACAAGATAGCGAGAATGTCCTCCGGCGCGTCCGGCGCTGAGCTCGCGAACATCGTCAACGAAGCCGCGCTGCGCGCGGTGCGCGCGGGACGTTCCGCCGCGACCGAAGCCGACATGGAAGAGAGCATCGAGGTAGTCATAGCCGGCTACCAGAAGAAGAACGCGATACTGACCGAGCAGGAGCGCCGCACGGTCGCGTACCACGAGATAGGCCACGCGATAGTCGCGGCGGATCAGAGCGGCTCAGCCCCCGTCGAAAAGATAACGATCATCCCGCGCACCTCGGGCGCGCTCGGCTACACGATGCAGGTAGAAGAAAACGACCGCTACATAATCACGCGCGAAGAGCTTGAAAACAAGATAGCGACTCTGACCGGCGGCCGCGCCGCCGAAGAGACCGTCTTCGGCACGATGTCCACTGGAGCCGCGAACGACATCGAACAGGCGACGAAGCTCGCGCGCGCGATGGTGACGCGTTACGGCATGAGCGACGAATTCGGCATGGTGCAGCTCGAGGCCGAAGGCTCGCGCTACCTCGGCGGCGAAACCTACGCGCAGTGCTCGCCCGAGACGCAGACGCAGATAGACCGCCAAGTCTCCGCGATAGTCAAGGCCCAGCATGAAAAAGCGCTCAAGATCCTCGCCGGCCGCCGTGAAAAGCTCGACGAGCTCGCGAAGTATCTCTACGAAAAAGAGACGATAACCGGCGAAGAGTTTATGAAGATGCTGGAGGGGTAA
- a CDS encoding helix-turn-helix transcriptional regulator, whose translation MVGDEIKRTRKLRGITQRDLAKMINVKPNTMSQYENGKSEVSFHVLREISRALGCSSLDLAYEELGIEKPCVGSCEAKNGAGSDEELAMEQMISEMFKSIDIKCKYKVLEYVREQVIVSNHYKKLRHS comes from the coding sequence ATGGTCGGGGACGAAATTAAGAGAACCAGAAAATTAAGAGGTATTACGCAGCGAGACTTGGCTAAGATGATAAATGTCAAGCCCAACACGATGTCCCAGTACGAAAATGGGAAAAGCGAGGTCTCTTTCCATGTGCTGAGAGAGATTTCACGCGCTTTGGGGTGCTCTTCGTTAGATTTGGCTTATGAAGAACTTGGCATAGAAAAACCGTGCGTAGGATCCTGTGAAGCGAAAAACGGGGCCGGTTCAGATGAAGAGCTCGCGATGGAACAAATGATTTCTGAAATGTTCAAATCTATAGATATAAAATGCAAATACAAAGTGCTGGAATATGTCAGAGAGCAAGTAATCGTCTCTAATCACTACAAAAAATTAAGACACAGCTAA
- a CDS encoding DUF5058 family protein: MDNLTSLMNSPGLWFVSSLMVIVVLLQAFLFLQSAWQEGKKIGFPKGKMLKSIRAAAITAIGPSLSPVIILIALIAVLGVPTAWMRMNDIGASRTELAVSTIVAEFVGAVPGGEGWNETAFSYALWGMAVNNFMWMFVTLLFAGKMSRILTKVNSRYDPKLTKLVMDGAALGLFGTLLSGQVVSQPSGNVLAAAFAAITMFVIIKFLAPKIPSVREPALGIAMLVGMFAATAFVYSL; this comes from the coding sequence ATGGATAATCTAACATCGTTAATGAATTCTCCGGGACTTTGGTTCGTATCAAGCTTAATGGTAATCGTTGTCTTACTGCAAGCATTTTTGTTTTTGCAGTCTGCGTGGCAGGAAGGAAAGAAGATAGGTTTCCCAAAGGGAAAAATGCTCAAGTCCATACGCGCTGCCGCAATTACGGCAATCGGCCCGTCATTGTCGCCAGTGATCATTTTAATTGCACTTATAGCGGTTTTAGGTGTGCCGACCGCATGGATGCGAATGAATGATATCGGTGCGTCTCGCACAGAACTTGCGGTATCAACTATCGTTGCTGAGTTCGTCGGTGCCGTGCCGGGCGGAGAAGGATGGAATGAAACGGCGTTCTCTTATGCTTTGTGGGGAATGGCCGTCAATAATTTTATGTGGATGTTCGTTACCCTGCTTTTTGCCGGGAAAATGAGCCGTATCCTCACTAAAGTTAACTCTAGGTATGATCCGAAGCTTACCAAATTGGTTATGGACGGTGCGGCGCTCGGTCTGTTCGGTACGCTGCTGAGCGGGCAGGTTGTGTCACAGCCGAGCGGCAATGTATTGGCGGCGGCTTTTGCCGCTATTACGATGTTCGTAATCATTAAATTCCTTGCACCAAAAATTCCAAGCGTCAGAGAACCAGCTTTAGGAATAGCGATGTTGGTTGGTATGTTCGCCGCGACGGCATTTGTTTATTCGTTATGA
- a CDS encoding M81 family metallopeptidase, translating into MMKAGKHTVAIVEFKHETHTFCSYKTTIEDFRSRYLLYGDEILNVLGGTKTEMAGFIDACQEAGFDILPVIAANATPGGIVSQKAFDEISDYIFTTLQNNIGRFDAVLFSMHGAMVTEKDLDGDGELLSSLKKIVGTEIPVFATLDLHANLSQRMLDNADALFPYETYPHTDQYAKAYEAGKRMAERLRGELSPLMRACHIPIMTSVLETAKEPLLSMQADIAKLKSDNNDLIVASLLHGFSWADTPDTGCAVVVVTNNNEPLAQQTLDHIKWQILSRKEEFEIKELYSINEAIKFIEAVSDGPIVFADLSDNPGGGGPADSTHILKALIDNRVRNAAFAIIVDPASVNKAIDAGVGNIVEVDLGGKAEDPYINGYPVHVRAAVKTIADGIYVNKGKMAKGVINDLGRSVVLDIDGIEVIVTEKRLQPWDLEVYRRMGIEPSEKKLLVVKSSMHFRASFGAIAKSIINIDCPGLLSSNFKNFTYKHLQRPIFPLDR; encoded by the coding sequence ATGATGAAAGCTGGAAAACATACAGTAGCCATAGTAGAGTTCAAACACGAAACACATACGTTTTGTTCTTACAAAACGACCATAGAAGATTTCAGGTCGAGATACCTTCTTTACGGAGATGAAATATTGAATGTACTCGGCGGCACTAAAACTGAAATGGCTGGTTTTATTGATGCGTGCCAAGAAGCAGGGTTCGACATCCTTCCGGTGATCGCCGCAAATGCCACGCCGGGCGGCATCGTTAGTCAAAAAGCTTTCGACGAAATTTCAGACTATATATTTACAACCTTACAAAATAATATAGGACGTTTCGACGCAGTATTGTTTTCAATGCATGGCGCGATGGTGACGGAAAAGGATCTTGATGGAGACGGAGAACTGTTATCGTCGCTGAAAAAAATCGTAGGTACTGAAATCCCGGTTTTTGCGACCCTTGACCTGCATGCGAACCTGTCTCAAAGAATGTTGGACAACGCAGATGCGCTTTTCCCATATGAAACGTACCCGCATACGGATCAATACGCAAAAGCTTATGAAGCTGGAAAAAGAATGGCAGAACGCCTTCGCGGAGAATTGTCACCTTTAATGAGAGCATGTCATATCCCGATAATGACAAGTGTGCTTGAAACTGCGAAAGAACCTTTGCTGAGCATGCAGGCCGACATTGCAAAGTTAAAATCTGATAACAACGATCTGATTGTGGCATCTCTGCTTCATGGGTTCAGTTGGGCCGATACGCCTGATACGGGATGCGCCGTTGTCGTTGTTACAAACAATAATGAGCCTCTGGCGCAGCAAACATTGGATCACATAAAATGGCAAATATTGAGCCGGAAAGAAGAATTTGAGATAAAGGAGCTATATTCTATTAATGAAGCTATCAAATTTATCGAAGCGGTGTCAGATGGCCCTATCGTATTTGCTGATTTATCTGACAATCCCGGCGGCGGGGGCCCTGCTGATAGCACTCATATATTGAAAGCGTTGATTGATAATCGTGTCAGGAATGCAGCGTTTGCCATTATAGTAGACCCCGCGTCGGTCAATAAAGCAATAGATGCCGGAGTTGGAAATATCGTGGAGGTCGACCTCGGCGGGAAGGCGGAAGATCCCTATATAAACGGCTATCCGGTACATGTAAGAGCTGCTGTAAAAACCATAGCAGATGGGATTTATGTCAATAAAGGCAAAATGGCTAAAGGCGTCATAAACGATCTAGGGCGATCTGTCGTCTTGGATATAGACGGCATAGAAGTCATAGTAACGGAAAAACGTTTGCAGCCGTGGGATCTTGAAGTCTATAGGCGAATGGGGATAGAGCCATCCGAAAAGAAGTTGTTGGTAGTCAAGTCGTCGATGCATTTCAGAGCTTCATTCGGAGCAATTGCAAAATCTATTATAAACATTGATTGCCCTGGATTATTATCGTCTAATTTTAAAAATTTCACATATAAACATCTCCAGAGGCCGATATTTCCATTAGACCGCTAA
- a CDS encoding iron-containing alcohol dehydrogenase, producing the protein MQFSFTLPTKIVFGSDACFSIADELKKLGCISPLIITDKGIINAGICDVIEAVLRKHDVRYAIYSDVDANPKDVNVMNGAQMAVAFKADSLIAIGGGSPIDCAKAIDIVASHGGKIRDYEGYNTVKTTMPPIIAIPTTAGTGSEVTFGTVITDTKDKRKFSIRHVSLAPKVALCDPNLTKSLPERLTAFTGMDALTHAIEGYVSLVHEPIADACALHAIRMISNNITRAVEDGGDIEARSAMLIGSVLAAIAFSHSDVASVHCLAEAMGGLYDLPHGLCNAVLLAPIMKYNISYCERRYADIAAALGCVYTSDIDGARQAVNYVEKLAKNVGLPPFTSIGISEKDIDAIAGQAAINGSNLSNPRPMKKEDYVQFLRSLF; encoded by the coding sequence ATGCAGTTCAGTTTCACACTGCCGACAAAAATTGTTTTTGGATCAGATGCATGTTTCAGTATCGCTGATGAGTTAAAAAAACTTGGCTGTATATCTCCTTTAATAATAACAGATAAGGGGATTATTAACGCCGGAATCTGCGATGTTATCGAAGCCGTATTGCGAAAGCACGACGTTCGTTATGCAATATACAGTGATGTTGACGCAAACCCAAAAGATGTAAATGTGATGAATGGGGCGCAAATGGCTGTTGCTTTCAAAGCTGATAGTTTAATTGCGATAGGAGGCGGCAGCCCGATTGATTGTGCCAAGGCTATCGATATTGTTGCATCGCATGGCGGGAAAATACGCGACTATGAGGGGTACAACACAGTAAAGACCACGATGCCGCCCATCATCGCCATACCGACGACTGCCGGAACCGGAAGTGAGGTAACGTTCGGCACTGTTATCACAGATACAAAAGACAAACGCAAATTCAGCATACGGCACGTTAGTTTAGCCCCGAAAGTCGCACTCTGCGATCCTAATCTTACTAAGTCTCTGCCGGAGCGGTTGACGGCATTTACAGGCATGGACGCGCTGACACACGCAATAGAGGGATATGTATCACTTGTGCATGAGCCGATCGCGGACGCTTGCGCGCTGCATGCGATACGAATGATTTCAAACAATATAACAAGAGCTGTTGAAGATGGCGGTGATATAGAAGCGAGGAGCGCAATGTTGATAGGCAGCGTTCTGGCAGCGATTGCATTTTCGCACTCCGATGTCGCATCGGTACATTGTTTAGCGGAGGCGATGGGCGGCTTGTATGATTTACCACATGGTTTGTGCAACGCAGTTTTGTTGGCTCCTATAATGAAATATAACATTTCATACTGCGAAAGACGGTATGCTGACATAGCAGCGGCGTTAGGCTGCGTCTATACGTCTGACATTGATGGAGCGCGTCAAGCCGTCAACTATGTTGAGAAACTGGCAAAAAACGTTGGCCTGCCGCCTTTTACATCTATCGGAATCTCGGAAAAAGATATTGACGCTATCGCCGGACAAGCTGCCATTAACGGCAGCAACTTAAGCAACCCACGACCGATGAAAAAAGAAGATTACGTGCAATTTTTGCGTTCTTTGTTCTGA
- a CDS encoding alanine/ornithine racemase family PLP-dependent enzyme yields MYPKLIINLEKIQENTEILYGRTKKCGIEIYGVTKGCSADINVARRLINGGCSCLMDSRIQNLYSLRKGGINVPLFLLRIPMLSELSALLDIADGTVVSAEESIAPLETICRARQKSMNVIVMVDVGDLREGINPEDILRVGTSLAACRYVHCIGIGTNVGCFGGILPSAQNLSTLVTCKAALEDSLGYQIDVVSGGATSSLDLISQHIMPSEVNNLRIGEGILLGTNLMGYSRIIEGLHRDAFILEAEVVEVYVKPSKPFGRIGMNAFGQAPHFEDKGRRLRAIIALGRQDVNPDGLTPMDEGVEILGTTSDHMVLDVEGCTTAPVYGQKLRFLMNYSAMLMLTTSKYVHREYV; encoded by the coding sequence ATGTATCCTAAATTAATTATAAATTTAGAAAAAATACAAGAAAATACGGAAATACTTTACGGTAGAACAAAAAAGTGCGGTATAGAGATATATGGAGTGACAAAAGGGTGCTCCGCAGATATTAACGTCGCGCGTAGATTGATAAACGGCGGATGTTCCTGTCTTATGGATAGTCGGATACAAAATCTATATTCTTTGCGAAAAGGCGGCATAAATGTTCCGTTATTTTTGCTACGTATTCCGATGTTGTCAGAACTAAGCGCGTTGTTAGATATAGCGGATGGTACCGTCGTCAGCGCGGAAGAGAGCATCGCGCCGCTTGAAACCATCTGTAGGGCAAGGCAAAAATCGATGAATGTAATCGTCATGGTAGACGTCGGAGACCTAAGAGAAGGAATAAATCCAGAAGATATTCTCCGCGTAGGCACAAGCCTTGCCGCATGCAGATACGTGCACTGTATCGGTATAGGAACGAACGTCGGTTGTTTCGGAGGCATCTTGCCTAGCGCGCAGAATTTGAGCACACTGGTCACTTGCAAAGCGGCCTTGGAGGATTCACTCGGGTATCAAATCGACGTGGTTTCAGGTGGGGCTACATCTTCTCTTGATTTGATATCTCAACATATCATGCCATCTGAAGTTAATAATCTGAGAATAGGAGAAGGGATTTTGCTCGGCACTAACTTGATGGGGTACTCTCGTATTATAGAAGGATTGCATCGAGATGCGTTCATTTTAGAAGCTGAAGTTGTTGAAGTTTACGTTAAACCGAGTAAGCCGTTTGGACGGATAGGTATGAACGCTTTCGGGCAAGCTCCACATTTTGAAGATAAAGGCAGGAGACTGCGCGCCATTATCGCATTGGGAAGGCAGGACGTTAATCCTGATGGGCTGACTCCGATGGATGAAGGCGTTGAAATACTCGGAACGACGAGCGATCACATGGTTCTTGATGTTGAAGGCTGCACCACTGCGCCTGTATATGGACAGAAATTAAGATTCTTGATGAATTACAGCGCTATGCTGATGCTTACAACTTCAAAGTATGTGCATAGAGAGTATGTGTAA
- a CDS encoding XRE family transcriptional regulator, with product MLGEEIRRIRMLRGITQRDLAKMVNVKPNTMSQYETGKSEVSFHVLREISRALSCSTLDLAYEELDIEKPSVSLHGEVVADDSGEDSIMGRMVSEMFESLDIKRKYKVLDYIREQIIVANHYKRP from the coding sequence ATGCTTGGAGAGGAAATACGAAGAATACGAATGCTGAGAGGCATCACACAACGAGACTTAGCAAAAATGGTGAATGTTAAGCCGAATACGATGTCACAATATGAGACTGGAAAAAGCGAAGTTTCATTTCATGTGTTGCGTGAGATTTCTCGTGCATTGAGCTGTTCTACACTAGATCTTGCCTATGAAGAACTTGATATAGAGAAACCGAGCGTATCCTTACACGGTGAAGTTGTAGCTGACGATTCTGGGGAAGATTCTATAATGGGGCGGATGGTTTCAGAAATGTTTGAGTCTCTCGACATCAAACGCAAGTACAAAGTTCTTGATTATATAAGGGAACAGATTATAGTCGCCAATCACTATAAAAGGCCTTAA
- a CDS encoding alpha/beta hydrolase yields MKKTFTAKAKAAALFCAALLTAGTAYAAENADEWDKTFPKSDKVEHSKVTFHNRYGITLTADLYKPKDAEGRLAAIAVCGPFGAVKEQASGLYAQTMAERGFLTIAFDPSFTGESGGEPRYMASPDINTEDFMAAVDYLSTRSDVAPDKIGIIGICGWGGMALNAAALDTRVKATVASTMYDMTRVNANGYFDAEDNADARYAKKQAMNAQRIEDYKNGTYKRAGGVPDKLPADAPFFVKDYYDYYKTPRGYHPRSLNSNEGWNVTGCESFMNQPILRYSNEIRSAVLVVHGEKAHSVYFSRDAYANMVKDNPYADNKELMIIPGAVHTDLYDRTDIIPFDKITEFFTKYLGK; encoded by the coding sequence ATGAAAAAGACATTCACGGCTAAGGCAAAGGCGGCGGCGCTTTTCTGCGCGGCTCTGCTCACGGCGGGAACTGCTTACGCGGCCGAGAACGCGGACGAATGGGACAAGACATTCCCCAAGAGCGACAAGGTAGAGCACAGCAAGGTGACCTTCCACAACCGTTACGGCATCACGCTCACGGCGGACCTTTACAAGCCGAAGGACGCGGAGGGCAGACTCGCGGCGATAGCGGTGTGCGGGCCGTTCGGCGCGGTGAAGGAGCAGGCTTCCGGACTCTACGCGCAGACGATGGCGGAGCGTGGATTCCTGACGATAGCCTTCGACCCGTCGTTCACGGGAGAGAGCGGCGGCGAGCCGAGATACATGGCCTCGCCCGACATCAACACAGAAGATTTCATGGCAGCGGTGGACTATCTCTCCACTCGCTCCGACGTCGCCCCTGACAAGATAGGCATCATCGGCATATGCGGCTGGGGCGGCATGGCGCTCAACGCCGCGGCTCTAGACACGCGCGTGAAGGCGACGGTCGCCTCGACGATGTACGACATGACGCGCGTGAACGCTAACGGCTACTTCGACGCGGAGGACAACGCCGACGCGCGCTACGCGAAGAAGCAGGCGATGAACGCGCAGCGCATCGAGGACTACAAGAACGGTACGTATAAGCGCGCCGGAGGCGTGCCCGACAAACTCCCCGCCGACGCGCCCTTCTTCGTAAAAGACTACTACGACTACTATAAAACGCCGCGCGGCTATCATCCGCGCTCGCTGAACTCCAACGAGGGATGGAACGTCACCGGCTGCGAGTCGTTCATGAACCAGCCGATACTCCGCTACAGCAACGAGATACGCAGCGCCGTGCTCGTCGTCCACGGCGAAAAGGCTCACTCCGTATACTTCAGCCGCGACGCATACGCGAACATGGTGAAAGACAATCCCTACGCGGACAACAAAGAACTCATGATCATCCCCGGCGCGGTCCACACGGACCTTTACGACAGGACGGACATAATCCCGTTCGACAAGATTACCGAGTTCTTTACGAAGTATCTAGGGAAGTAA